A single region of the Pontibacter kalidii genome encodes:
- a CDS encoding pyruvate kinase: MLKTKEHYQDLIHQLDQLHHDAVTLEEKFATAVEAVHPKFKKSSKNLLHYLALRQHDIRDLQEQLAQLGLSSLGRSEGHVLASLQAVRQHLCRIGECQDTQRELAVTFFENKELLARHTEALLGPKPDKRSTRIMVTLPPEAADQYELLPRLLKAGMNCARINCAHDTEKEWLKMVENVRKAEKETGISCKILMDLMGPKLRTGPLKEGPRLLVISPVQDNLGQITEAAKVWLAPQEAPLPKDADAWLPVDSNWQAQLQEGDKLSFKDTRGRNRSMTVIRREEKGVLAHLLKTSYINTGTELVLKGKNVTDRSTQVGNLRALELPIVLRKDSFLVLDREPIPGEPATFDEHGHVVQPAHISCTLPEAFTQTKVGQPILFNDGKIEGVLEEVNPDRLLVKITYASDKGSRLRADQGINLPDSQIHMKGLTGKDRHDLKFVARYADIVNLSFVNHADTVEALHEELRRLNARNLGVMLKIETKEGFRNLPHLLLTAMKTHPTSIMIARGDLAVECGWQRLAEAQEEILWLCEAAHMPVVWATQVLETLAKKGRPSRAEITDAAMSQRADCVMLNKGPHIIQAIELLHDILVRMQEHQHKKTSMLRMLHISDLGNLVQE; encoded by the coding sequence ATGCTAAAAACGAAAGAACACTATCAGGACCTGATACACCAGTTGGACCAGCTGCATCATGATGCCGTTACGCTGGAGGAGAAGTTTGCCACTGCCGTGGAGGCTGTCCATCCAAAGTTTAAAAAGAGCTCCAAAAACCTGTTGCACTACCTGGCCCTGCGCCAGCACGACATCCGGGATCTGCAGGAGCAGTTGGCGCAGCTGGGCCTGTCGTCGTTGGGGCGGTCTGAGGGGCATGTGCTGGCCAGCCTGCAGGCAGTACGCCAGCACCTGTGCCGCATCGGGGAATGTCAGGATACCCAAAGAGAACTCGCGGTAACGTTCTTTGAGAACAAAGAGCTGCTCGCAAGGCATACCGAGGCCCTGCTGGGGCCAAAGCCCGATAAGCGCTCTACCCGCATTATGGTTACGCTCCCCCCTGAGGCGGCCGACCAGTATGAGCTGCTGCCGCGCCTGCTGAAGGCGGGGATGAACTGCGCCCGCATCAACTGTGCCCACGATACGGAGAAGGAATGGCTGAAGATGGTGGAGAACGTCCGAAAGGCCGAAAAAGAAACCGGCATCTCCTGTAAGATACTTATGGACCTGATGGGCCCCAAGCTGCGCACTGGTCCGCTGAAGGAAGGACCAAGGCTGCTGGTAATAAGCCCGGTGCAGGACAACCTGGGCCAGATAACAGAGGCCGCCAAAGTATGGCTGGCCCCGCAGGAGGCGCCGCTGCCCAAAGATGCTGATGCCTGGCTGCCGGTGGACTCCAACTGGCAGGCACAACTGCAGGAGGGCGACAAGCTATCTTTTAAGGACACCCGCGGCCGCAACCGGTCCATGACCGTGATCCGGAGGGAGGAAAAGGGGGTGCTGGCGCACCTGCTCAAAACCTCCTACATCAACACCGGCACCGAGCTGGTCCTGAAAGGCAAAAACGTTACGGATCGCTCCACGCAGGTCGGGAATCTGAGGGCCCTGGAGTTGCCCATCGTCCTGAGGAAGGACAGTTTCCTGGTGTTAGACCGGGAGCCGATTCCGGGAGAGCCCGCCACCTTTGACGAGCACGGGCACGTGGTGCAACCGGCGCATATCTCCTGCACCCTGCCAGAGGCCTTTACGCAGACCAAGGTGGGGCAACCCATCCTTTTTAACGATGGCAAAATTGAGGGGGTGCTGGAAGAGGTAAACCCGGACCGGCTGCTGGTAAAAATCACTTACGCCAGCGACAAAGGCAGCAGGCTGCGCGCCGACCAGGGCATCAACCTGCCCGACAGCCAGATTCACATGAAAGGGCTGACCGGAAAAGACCGCCATGACCTGAAATTTGTGGCCCGGTACGCCGATATCGTAAACCTGTCTTTCGTGAACCATGCCGACACCGTGGAGGCGCTGCATGAGGAGCTCCGCAGACTCAACGCCAGGAACCTGGGCGTCATGCTTAAGATAGAAACCAAGGAGGGCTTCCGGAACCTGCCGCACCTGCTCCTGACAGCCATGAAGACGCACCCCACCAGCATCATGATCGCACGCGGCGACCTGGCGGTGGAATGTGGTTGGCAGCGACTGGCAGAGGCGCAGGAAGAGATTCTGTGGCTTTGCGAGGCAGCGCACATGCCGGTGGTGTGGGCCACGCAGGTGCTCGAGACACTGGCCAAGAAGGGCCGCCCGTCGCGGGCCGAGATTACGGATGCCGCCATGTCGCAGCGGGCCGACTGTGTGATGCTCAACAAGGGACCGCATATCATACAGGCCATCGAACTGCTGCACGACATACTGGTGCGCATGCAGGAACATCAGCACAAAAAGACATCCATGCTGCGGATGTTGCACATTTCAGACCTGGGCAACCTGGTGCAGGAGTAA
- a CDS encoding YwbE family protein, protein MDGRKRANIKPGTHVNIVQKQDQRTGELTEGYVQDILTNSPTHPHGIKVRLETGEVGRVKEILSELES, encoded by the coding sequence ATGGACGGCAGAAAGCGCGCCAATATCAAACCTGGCACCCACGTAAACATTGTACAGAAGCAGGACCAGCGCACCGGCGAACTCACCGAAGGCTACGTGCAGGACATCCTCACCAACTCCCCCACCCACCCGCACGGCATCAAGGTAAGGCTGGAGACGGGGGAAGTGGGAAGGGTAAAGGAAATACTTTCTGAGTTAGAGAGTTAG
- a CDS encoding four helix bundle protein, whose product MIEQRLSNFEFAEAFKSRTKAFALRTIKLYQALPYKPEAQVVGKQLIRSATAVAANYRAACRARSGAEFSAKIGVVLEEADESLFWLEILEEAEIVAANRLIELKKEADELTAILTKIRKSAALKK is encoded by the coding sequence ATGATTGAACAGAGACTAAGTAATTTTGAGTTTGCTGAGGCTTTTAAAAGCCGCACAAAGGCTTTTGCTCTGCGCACAATTAAGTTGTATCAGGCGCTGCCGTATAAGCCGGAGGCACAAGTAGTAGGCAAACAACTGATACGTTCGGCAACGGCTGTGGCTGCTAATTACAGGGCAGCTTGTAGAGCAAGATCAGGAGCTGAGTTTTCTGCCAAGATCGGAGTAGTGCTGGAAGAGGCGGATGAATCTTTATTTTGGCTTGAGATATTGGAAGAAGCAGAGATTGTCGCAGCTAATCGTCTAATAGAGTTAAAAAAGGAAGCAGATGAACTAACAGCCATCCTTACTAAAATAAGAAAATCAGCAGCTTTAAAAAAATAA
- the radC gene encoding RadC family protein: MKENEASAILPYLQPLNIKTWAEEDRPREKLLLKGKAALSDAELIAILIGSGTTKLTAVDVGKIILSAVGNDLNELARLSVKDLTKHPGIGEAKAISIVSALELGRRRKEATVAAKTRITCSTDIYNYIKPQLLDLPHEEFWVILLNRANVVMRKESISMGGVAGTVADPKIIFKKALEQLASSVILVHNHPSGNTKPSAADIALTKKMKEAGQFLDLPILDHIIFTDTDYYSFADEGLL; this comes from the coding sequence GTGAAAGAGAACGAAGCTTCTGCCATACTGCCATACCTGCAGCCGCTCAACATCAAAACCTGGGCCGAGGAAGACCGCCCGCGCGAGAAACTTCTGCTGAAAGGAAAGGCCGCCCTGAGCGATGCCGAGCTCATTGCCATCCTGATCGGCTCCGGCACCACTAAACTGACAGCCGTGGATGTAGGCAAGATCATACTTTCGGCGGTAGGCAACGACCTGAACGAGCTGGCACGGCTATCGGTAAAAGACCTGACAAAGCACCCGGGCATTGGGGAGGCAAAGGCAATCTCCATTGTAAGTGCCCTGGAACTGGGCCGACGCCGCAAGGAGGCCACCGTGGCTGCTAAAACACGCATTACCTGTTCCACCGACATCTACAACTACATAAAGCCGCAGCTGCTGGACCTGCCGCACGAGGAGTTCTGGGTAATCCTGCTGAACCGCGCCAACGTGGTGATGCGGAAAGAAAGCATCAGTATGGGCGGTGTGGCCGGCACCGTGGCTGACCCCAAGATCATCTTTAAAAAGGCCCTGGAGCAGCTGGCAAGCTCTGTTATTCTGGTGCATAACCACCCCAGCGGCAACACCAAACCCAGCGCCGCCGACATCGCTCTTACCAAGAAAATGAAGGAGGCCGGCCAGTTCCTCGACCTGCCCATCCTCGACCACATCATCTTCACCGACACCGACTACTACAGCTTTGCCGACGAAGGACTTTTGTGA
- a CDS encoding metallophosphoesterase: MLTFALIILLLFLVDLYVFQAIKTVTDNLSGTAQKTIYFIHWAVFVITAGTFILASATRGTPPDTFKTYLASTLFIIFASKLVVVLFLLMDDALRLGKIVINTASGDDAFDPSRHKFLNQMGLLVAAVPFTAFIYGMVKGAYDYRVKRVTLRFPNLPKAFEGYKMLQISDLHTGSFTSTDPLKEAVRLINKQEADLVFFTGDLVNNLASEVEAHIPTLREIRAKEGVFSVLGNHDYADYVREWPHENAKAENLRKMIDTHSQMGWQLLMNENRIIEKDGEQIAVLGVENWGNRAGFPKYGRLQNAYQGTEEVPFKVLLSHDPSHWDGEVNQKYNDIDLTLSGHTHGMQFGVNVPGLKWSPVQYVYEQWAGLYKKGRQHLYVNTGLGFIGYPGRVGFLPEITVFELKKA; encoded by the coding sequence ATGTTAACATTTGCCCTTATTATCCTACTCCTTTTTCTGGTAGACCTCTATGTATTCCAGGCGATCAAAACTGTTACCGACAACCTGAGTGGTACGGCGCAGAAAACCATCTATTTCATACATTGGGCAGTTTTTGTCATCACGGCAGGCACATTTATACTTGCCTCCGCCACGCGCGGTACGCCGCCCGATACGTTTAAGACCTACCTGGCCAGCACGCTCTTCATCATCTTCGCCTCCAAGCTGGTGGTGGTGCTTTTCCTGCTCATGGATGATGCGTTGCGCCTGGGGAAAATCGTCATCAACACGGCCAGTGGAGACGATGCCTTTGACCCTTCGCGCCACAAGTTCCTCAACCAAATGGGCCTGCTGGTGGCTGCGGTGCCATTCACGGCTTTTATTTATGGCATGGTGAAGGGCGCCTACGATTACCGCGTAAAGCGCGTAACGCTGCGCTTCCCGAACCTGCCGAAGGCTTTTGAGGGGTATAAGATGCTCCAGATATCGGACCTGCACACCGGCAGCTTCACCTCCACCGATCCCTTGAAAGAGGCGGTGCGCCTCATTAACAAGCAGGAGGCGGACCTCGTATTTTTTACCGGTGACCTGGTAAACAACCTCGCCTCGGAGGTGGAGGCGCATATTCCTACCTTGCGGGAGATCCGGGCCAAGGAAGGGGTGTTCTCAGTGCTCGGCAACCATGATTACGCCGATTATGTGCGCGAGTGGCCGCACGAGAACGCGAAGGCGGAGAACCTCCGCAAGATGATTGACACCCATAGCCAAATGGGCTGGCAGCTGCTGATGAACGAGAACCGCATCATTGAGAAGGACGGTGAGCAGATAGCTGTGCTGGGGGTAGAAAACTGGGGCAACCGGGCCGGCTTTCCGAAGTATGGTCGCCTGCAGAACGCCTACCAGGGCACCGAGGAGGTGCCGTTCAAGGTGCTGCTCTCCCACGACCCGTCGCATTGGGATGGTGAGGTCAACCAAAAGTATAACGACATCGACCTGACGCTCTCGGGCCATACCCACGGCATGCAATTTGGCGTAAACGTGCCCGGCCTGAAGTGGAGCCCGGTGCAGTATGTGTACGAGCAGTGGGCGGGCCTCTACAAAAAAGGGCGTCAGCACCTGTACGTGAACACCGGCCTGGGCTTTATCGGCTACCCCGGCCGGGTGGGCTTCTTGCCGGAGATCACCGTGTTTGAGCTGAAGAAAGCCTGA
- a CDS encoding carboxypeptidase-like regulatory domain-containing protein — MVKYKRPQHNQNPMHRHPLLYLLTLMLLLCSLPSLAQKSIRISGTVLQPDRTTPIPGATIVKVNTNMGVVSDEEGKFLIDVAQTDTLMIRALGFKPLLYLPKVLPVSELRVNIVLQEDSVMLGEVEVTSRPSQEMIDRALRNMKREQSSQTKNPNFIPGLEPPPPAPAPAPTILSPMSLMYDLFSSEGKQKRALQEYLDKQAAEQRQKEREDYNRFFKENTGYQ; from the coding sequence ATGGTGAAGTACAAACGCCCGCAGCACAACCAGAACCCCATGCACAGACACCCGCTGTTATACCTTCTTACGCTGATGCTCCTGCTCTGCAGCCTGCCCTCCCTGGCCCAGAAGAGCATCCGGATAAGTGGCACGGTGCTGCAGCCCGATCGCACCACGCCGATCCCCGGCGCCACCATCGTGAAGGTAAACACCAACATGGGCGTGGTATCGGATGAGGAGGGCAAATTCCTGATCGACGTGGCCCAGACGGATACGCTAATGATCCGGGCGCTCGGCTTTAAGCCGCTTTTATACTTGCCCAAGGTCCTGCCCGTGTCGGAACTGCGCGTGAACATAGTGCTGCAGGAGGATAGCGTAATGCTGGGCGAGGTGGAGGTAACCAGCCGTCCTTCCCAAGAGATGATCGACCGCGCCCTGCGCAACATGAAGCGCGAGCAGAGCAGCCAGACCAAGAACCCCAACTTTATACCCGGCCTGGAGCCGCCCCCTCCCGCCCCTGCCCCGGCGCCCACCATCCTCAGCCCCATGAGCCTGATGTACGACCTGTTCTCCAGCGAAGGCAAGCAAAAGCGCGCACTGCAGGAGTACCTGGACAAGCAGGCGGCAGAGCAAAGACAGAAAGAGCGCGAGGACTACAACCGCTTTTTTAAAGAAAATACCGGCTATCAGTAG
- a CDS encoding carboxypeptidase-like regulatory domain-containing protein: MHGYQRLSIVLLYLLVLHAFPTHGQQIKISGIVLHPDKKTPIVGAGVTRLGSGILTTTDARGRFGFWVVPQDSILIRAVGFKPVVYHVKQEQGIEQELIFVLQEDVQQLREVEVSSEPLLVKRPPENKPALTPPPPVPAPPPSLLSNPVSYFSKEGKQRRKLRKYLAKEAAKRQLQEAERLKEEQEKAKQDYNRFFKDNTGYQ; encoded by the coding sequence ATGCACGGCTACCAACGCTTAAGTATAGTCCTGCTTTACCTGCTCGTGCTGCATGCCTTCCCTACCCACGGACAGCAGATCAAAATTAGTGGCATCGTCTTACACCCTGATAAAAAAACGCCGATCGTTGGGGCAGGCGTCACCAGGCTGGGATCCGGCATACTTACGACAACCGATGCAAGGGGCCGCTTTGGTTTCTGGGTAGTCCCGCAGGACTCTATCCTTATCCGCGCCGTTGGCTTCAAGCCGGTGGTGTATCATGTAAAGCAGGAGCAAGGCATAGAGCAGGAGCTTATTTTTGTTTTGCAGGAAGATGTGCAACAGCTCCGGGAGGTAGAGGTAAGCAGCGAACCTCTCTTGGTAAAGCGCCCTCCCGAGAACAAGCCTGCCCTTACGCCTCCTCCTCCGGTTCCAGCCCCTCCCCCCTCCTTACTTTCTAACCCCGTCTCCTACTTTTCCAAGGAAGGCAAGCAGCGACGAAAGCTTCGGAAATATTTAGCGAAGGAAGCAGCAAAGCGTCAGTTACAGGAGGCAGAGCGGCTTAAGGAAGAACAGGAGAAAGCAAAACAAGACTACAACCGCTTCTTTAAAGACAACACCGGGTATCAGTAA
- the uvsE gene encoding UV DNA damage repair endonuclease UvsE — translation MKIGYPCINEALDCRSSRTFRLASYSEERLIETVEQNLACLRRILEYNVQHGLLFFRLTSDLVPFASHEVNQYNWQEHFKMTFRRLGSYIKNNHMRISMHPDQFVVLNSPNEKTVRNSIAELVYQGSILDLMELDTTAKLQIHGGGAYGDKPSAIQRFTEVYHTLLPDAVKARLCVENDDRTYTLQDCLQLHELTGMPVIFDNLHHECVNNGEPMREAVQMAATTWQPEKDGILMVDYSSQAPNERRGKHVQSIEEQLFHDFLAETEGLDMDIMLEIKDKQESALKARAMARSLGRLEV, via the coding sequence ATGAAAATCGGATATCCCTGCATCAACGAGGCGCTCGATTGCCGCTCTTCCCGTACTTTCCGGCTGGCCTCCTATTCTGAGGAGCGCCTGATCGAGACGGTGGAGCAGAATCTGGCCTGCCTCCGCCGCATCCTGGAGTACAACGTGCAGCACGGGCTGCTGTTCTTCCGCCTCACCTCCGACCTGGTGCCCTTCGCCTCCCACGAGGTAAACCAATATAACTGGCAGGAGCATTTTAAGATGACCTTCCGGCGGCTGGGCAGCTACATCAAGAACAACCACATGCGCATCTCCATGCACCCTGACCAGTTTGTGGTGCTCAACTCGCCCAACGAGAAGACCGTGCGCAACAGCATAGCCGAGCTGGTGTACCAGGGAAGTATACTGGATTTGATGGAACTGGACACCACCGCCAAGCTGCAGATACACGGCGGCGGCGCCTACGGCGATAAGCCCTCCGCGATACAACGCTTTACTGAAGTATACCACACCCTGCTGCCCGATGCCGTGAAGGCCCGTCTCTGCGTGGAGAACGACGACCGTACCTACACCCTGCAGGACTGCCTGCAGCTGCACGAGCTAACGGGCATGCCTGTGATCTTCGATAACCTGCACCACGAGTGCGTGAACAACGGCGAGCCGATGCGCGAGGCGGTGCAGATGGCCGCTACCACCTGGCAACCCGAAAAAGACGGCATCCTGATGGTGGACTACAGCTCACAGGCCCCCAACGAGCGGCGCGGCAAGCACGTGCAAAGTATAGAGGAGCAACTTTTTCACGATTTCCTGGCCGAGACAGAAGGGCTGGACATGGACATTATGCTGGAAATAAAGGACAAGCAGGAAAGCGCCCTGAAAGCCCGTGCTATGGCCCGAAGCCTGGGTCGTTTAGAAGTATGA
- a CDS encoding DUF4112 domain-containing protein yields MATENTHYTRTPRSEKLKWVDHIAYLMDNQFRFPGTNFRFGLDPILGLLPFAGDIASFGVSAVLILTMARHGASGKLVALMMLNIGLDVLIGSIPILGNIFDFAFKANERNVRLLRRHYEEGKYQGSGKGIIISVLIGLVLLAVLLVWVLWQVAEWLWQLVASYF; encoded by the coding sequence ATGGCAACAGAAAACACGCACTACACCCGCACCCCGCGCTCCGAGAAGCTGAAGTGGGTAGACCACATCGCTTACCTGATGGACAACCAGTTCCGGTTTCCGGGCACGAACTTCCGTTTCGGTTTAGATCCTATCCTGGGCCTGTTGCCCTTCGCCGGCGATATTGCCTCTTTTGGCGTATCGGCTGTGCTTATACTTACCATGGCGCGCCACGGGGCCAGCGGCAAGCTGGTAGCCCTGATGATGCTCAACATCGGGCTGGATGTGCTCATTGGCAGCATTCCTATCCTTGGCAATATCTTCGATTTCGCCTTTAAGGCCAATGAGCGCAACGTGCGCCTGCTGCGCCGCCACTACGAGGAAGGCAAGTACCAGGGCAGCGGCAAGGGTATTATTATCAGCGTACTGATCGGGCTGGTTTTGCTGGCGGTGTTGCTGGTTTGGGTGCTCTGGCAGGTAGCTGAGTGGCTCTGGCAGCTGGTGGCCTCATACTTCTAA
- the nadB gene encoding L-aspartate oxidase: MLYFDYIVLGSGIAGLTFALQAAAHGRVAVVCKASLSETNTMYAQGGIAAVLSEMDSFEQHVQDTLVAGAGLCDEAAVRFMVERAPESINWLQQQGVCFDGHEDKSIALGLEGGHCQHRIVHVKDHTGLSVQQVLGKAARQHANVSVLEHHVAFELLMQHNACQGVQLLDLKAKEAKTVLAKAVVLATGGSGQIYQHTTNPSIATGDGLAMAYRAGAEISNMEFFQFHPTALYNPASKDTFLISEALRGAGAELVLPDGTPFMHRYHPQGSLAPRDVVARAVYHEMQQHSSPCLYLDARQLPEGHVQRHFPLIYNTCKRIGILAERDLIPVVPAAHYQCGGVAVDLHGQTSVPGLYAVGEVACTGVHGANRLASNSLLEGVVFGKAAAAHAVAQKYEQPESITAPELTCQAAVPPVLASIKEELRRLMWEKAGIERTYENLLQAKEQVEQLRLKLQECAAAGSPPPVGELENLLTVAAITINACLGRKQSIGGHYLVQKPVPAEGLEISW; this comes from the coding sequence ATGCTATACTTCGATTACATAGTGCTGGGCAGCGGCATAGCGGGTTTAACCTTTGCCCTGCAGGCGGCCGCACATGGCCGCGTAGCCGTGGTCTGCAAAGCGTCCCTATCCGAAACGAATACCATGTACGCGCAGGGCGGCATTGCTGCGGTGCTGAGCGAAATGGATTCGTTCGAGCAGCACGTGCAGGATACACTGGTTGCCGGAGCGGGCCTGTGTGACGAGGCGGCCGTGCGGTTTATGGTGGAGCGGGCGCCCGAAAGTATAAACTGGCTGCAGCAGCAGGGTGTTTGCTTTGATGGGCATGAAGACAAAAGTATAGCCCTGGGGCTGGAAGGCGGCCACTGCCAGCACCGGATCGTGCATGTAAAAGATCACACCGGCCTAAGCGTGCAGCAGGTGCTGGGCAAGGCCGCCCGGCAACATGCAAACGTCTCTGTGCTGGAGCACCACGTGGCCTTCGAGCTGCTCATGCAGCATAATGCCTGCCAGGGTGTGCAGCTGCTGGACCTGAAGGCCAAAGAAGCCAAAACCGTGCTTGCCAAAGCTGTTGTACTGGCTACGGGGGGCTCCGGACAGATCTACCAGCACACCACCAACCCCTCCATCGCCACCGGCGACGGGCTGGCCATGGCGTACAGAGCAGGGGCTGAGATCAGCAACATGGAGTTCTTCCAGTTCCACCCGACGGCGCTCTACAACCCTGCCTCCAAAGATACTTTCCTGATCAGTGAGGCGCTGCGGGGGGCGGGGGCGGAGCTGGTGCTGCCGGATGGTACGCCGTTTATGCACCGTTACCACCCGCAGGGCTCGCTGGCGCCGCGCGATGTGGTGGCGCGTGCCGTTTACCACGAAATGCAGCAGCATAGCTCGCCCTGCCTCTACCTGGATGCGCGCCAGTTGCCGGAAGGACATGTGCAGCGGCATTTCCCGCTCATCTATAACACGTGTAAAAGGATAGGCATCCTGGCTGAGCGAGACCTTATACCGGTGGTGCCTGCCGCGCATTACCAGTGCGGCGGTGTGGCGGTAGACCTGCATGGGCAAACATCGGTGCCGGGTCTGTATGCCGTGGGGGAGGTGGCCTGCACCGGCGTGCATGGGGCCAACCGGCTGGCCAGCAACTCGCTGCTGGAGGGCGTGGTGTTTGGCAAGGCCGCGGCTGCGCATGCGGTAGCGCAAAAGTATGAGCAGCCGGAAAGTATAACGGCTCCGGAGCTTACCTGCCAGGCGGCTGTGCCACCTGTCTTAGCAAGTATAAAAGAGGAACTGCGGCGCCTGATGTGGGAGAAAGCAGGCATTGAGCGCACTTACGAAAATCTGCTGCAGGCGAAGGAGCAGGTCGAGCAGCTGAGGCTGAAGCTGCAGGAGTGTGCGGCGGCAGGCTCTCCACCTCCGGTAGGGGAGCTGGAGAACCTGCTCACGGTGGCTGCTATCACCATAAACGCCTGCCTGGGCAGAAAGCAGAGCATTGGGGGCCATTACCTTGTGCAGAAACCGGTGCCGGCCGAGGGGCTTGAAATATCTTGGTAA
- the nadA gene encoding quinolinate synthase NadA, producing the protein MLTTQTRGAFLEKLSAMNPGAFSERQEAELLAAVEEIRELKRQKNAVILSHFYMPAELQVAHTDGGIADFVGDSLGLSVAAKSVEADHIIFCGVKFMAETAKVLNPVKQVLLPSFDAGCSLAESITGADVRKLKEQYPGVPVVAYINTYAETKAEADICCTSRNALDIARSLGGDRLIFLPDLFMGRNLQTRIKAETGKELILWEGKCEVHEQFTPQRINGLKLMYPEAQVLVHWEVPDNTVADALTGAGGVVGSTSDIIRFVGESKTRQFILGSECDLGATLRGMYPEKEFIVPCIKCPHMKQITIQRTLEALRSIGTEKEVLFEVTLEEEISRRALAPIERMLAFA; encoded by the coding sequence ATGCTAACTACCCAAACCCGAGGCGCGTTCCTGGAGAAACTCAGCGCCATGAATCCTGGTGCCTTTTCTGAACGGCAGGAGGCCGAACTGCTGGCTGCCGTGGAGGAGATCCGCGAACTGAAGCGCCAGAAAAATGCTGTTATACTTTCGCACTTTTACATGCCCGCTGAGCTGCAGGTAGCGCACACGGACGGCGGCATCGCCGACTTCGTGGGCGACTCGCTGGGCCTGAGTGTGGCTGCCAAAAGCGTGGAGGCGGATCACATCATCTTCTGCGGCGTGAAGTTTATGGCCGAGACCGCCAAGGTGCTGAACCCTGTGAAGCAGGTGTTGCTGCCCAGCTTCGATGCCGGCTGCTCGCTGGCTGAAAGTATAACCGGAGCCGATGTGCGCAAGCTGAAAGAACAGTATCCGGGTGTGCCGGTGGTAGCTTACATCAACACCTACGCCGAGACCAAGGCCGAGGCCGACATCTGCTGCACCTCCCGCAACGCCCTGGACATTGCCCGCTCGCTGGGCGGCGACAGGCTCATCTTTTTGCCCGACCTGTTCATGGGCCGCAACCTGCAAACCAGGATAAAAGCCGAGACCGGCAAGGAGCTTATACTTTGGGAAGGCAAGTGCGAGGTGCACGAGCAGTTCACGCCGCAGCGCATTAATGGACTGAAGCTGATGTACCCCGAGGCGCAGGTGCTGGTGCATTGGGAGGTGCCCGACAATACCGTGGCCGATGCGCTGACCGGTGCCGGCGGCGTGGTAGGCAGCACCTCCGACATCATCCGGTTTGTGGGCGAGAGTAAAACGCGCCAGTTTATACTTGGCTCGGAGTGCGATCTGGGCGCCACGCTGCGCGGCATGTACCCTGAGAAAGAGTTCATCGTTCCCTGCATCAAGTGTCCGCACATGAAGCAGATAACCATTCAGCGTACGTTAGAGGCGCTGCGCTCCATCGGCACAGAAAAAGAGGTGCTGTTCGAGGTAACGCTGGAGGAGGAGATCAGCCGCCGCGCCCTGGCACCGATCGAGCGGATGCTGGCCTTTGCGTAA
- a CDS encoding RrF2 family transcriptional regulator, with protein MLLSKTTEYALRAIVYIALNDAQGLKVGIKDIAKELELPAHFMGKILQDLVRKGVIASTKGPGGGFFLHRPASEISILEVVRTIDGLEAFRKCGMGMKECSDTHPCPLHDDIKAYREQLLQVFSSKTIQTLVNGINSGEYFITNIQEVENQSQKP; from the coding sequence ATGCTACTATCAAAGACAACAGAGTATGCCCTGCGCGCCATTGTGTACATCGCCCTGAACGATGCACAGGGGCTTAAAGTGGGGATAAAAGACATTGCCAAGGAGCTGGAGCTGCCGGCGCACTTTATGGGCAAGATCCTGCAGGACCTGGTTCGGAAAGGCGTTATCGCCTCGACGAAAGGCCCCGGAGGCGGGTTCTTCCTGCACAGGCCGGCCAGCGAGATCAGCATATTGGAAGTGGTGCGCACTATTGATGGCCTGGAGGCTTTCAGGAAGTGCGGCATGGGCATGAAGGAGTGTTCCGATACGCACCCCTGCCCGCTGCACGACGACATAAAGGCCTACCGCGAGCAGCTGCTGCAGGTGTTCAGCTCCAAAACCATCCAAACGCTGGTAAATGGTATCAACTCCGGCGAGTACTTTATCACCAACATACAGGAAGTGGAAAACCAGAGCCAGAAACCTTAG
- a CDS encoding metal-sulfur cluster assembly factor, whose protein sequence is METQKLPEDFDLEVYEALKYIIDPEVGINIVDLGLVYEVSLTEEGVLAVDLTLTTPGCPMSGTILTATEQILLKRFPSLDVKVNLVWSPPWSTEMITEEGMRQLEAKS, encoded by the coding sequence ATGGAAACACAAAAGCTGCCTGAGGATTTCGACCTGGAGGTATACGAAGCCCTGAAATATATCATCGACCCTGAAGTGGGCATCAACATCGTGGACCTGGGACTGGTGTACGAGGTGAGCCTGACGGAGGAGGGTGTACTGGCCGTAGATCTGACGCTGACCACGCCGGGTTGCCCCATGAGCGGCACCATCTTAACGGCCACCGAGCAGATCCTTTTAAAGCGTTTTCCGAGCCTCGATGTAAAAGTAAACCTGGTGTGGTCGCCGCCGTGGAGCACCGAGATGATCACCGAGGAAGGCATGCGGCAGCTGGAGGCAAAATCGTAA